From Pseudobythopirellula maris:
CCGGCGCTCGACTACGCCCTGCAATACGGCCGCGACCTCGACAACGCCAAGGCGGACAAGTTTGTCGGCATGTACGTGAACGACTGGACCCGCGACTTCGGCGAGAAGGGCCGCGAGGCGGTGCGGCTGTTCCTGAAGCGGGGCTTCGAGGCGGGCGTGCTGCCCGAACTCGTCGAGCCGGAGTTCGTGGGACGCTGACCCTCGGCTAAGCATCAAGCAATGCTTCGGGAGGCGCCTCCGACGCCGATAACGCGCTGCCGTTGTCTATTCGGCTGGCGCGCCGCAATCGGCGTCGGAAAAGCCTCCCACAGCTTGCCCGCTCGCGCGACCGGCCCGGCCCCACACTGGTTGCCCGCCTGCCGCAACGGGGAGATGGGGCCCAGCTTGCTGCGCCGCGGAAGCCCCCTACGGGCATTTATTGACCGAAACAGGCGGTAGCAAGGCGTTTTGGGCGCGATGATTGCTCGTGTGTGGTTGGACTCCCCACCACCACTTAGCAAGACACACTGCCCATGGCCGAAGCCAACCCCGCCGCTGCCGCCGAGAACCTTCCCACCGACGCGGCTGTCGACGCAGCCGCCGAGGATGCCGCCAACGCCGCCGCTGTGGCGAGCGGCGACCCGGACCAGATGCTCGGCGTGGTGCAGTCGAGCCTCGTGGACCTGTGGACCGACTTCCTCGCGCGGCTGCCCTTCCTAGCGGCGGGCGTCGTGGTGCTCTTTGCCGCCTGGGGGGCGTCGTCATTGGCCAAGTCGGCCGTTCGCCGGCTGCTCGCCCGCAGTCGCTTCAAACGTGGCGTGCGCGACCTCGCCCAACAGTTCGCCTCGGTGACGGTGTGGGTGCTCGCCATCATCGTCGCGGCGGTGATCGTCTTCCCCGGCATGACCCCGGCCAAGGTGCTCGCCGGCCTCGGCATCGGCTCGGTCGCCTTGGGGTTCGCCTTCAAAGACATCGTCGAAAACTTCCTGGCGGGCGTGCTCATCCTGTGGCGGTTCCCGTTCGACCCCGGCGACTACATCGTTTGCGGCGACGTCGAGGGACGCGTCGAAGAGGTCACGGTCCGCATGACGCTCGTGCGGCAGACCAACGGCGAGCTGGTCGTGCTGCCCAATGCGCAGCTGTTCAAGGAGCCGGTCACGGTGCGCACCTACGAGCCGCGGCGCCGCTCGACGATCATCGTCGGCGTGTCGTACGACACCGACGTCGATGAGGCCCGCGAGGTGCTGCGCGACGCTCTATCGGGGTGCGAGTCGGTCAGCAGCGACCACCCGGTTGAGATCTTCGCCCAGGAGTACGCCAGCTCGAGCATCAATTTCGAGGTCACCTGGTGGTGCGGCACCACGCCGCTCGACGAGCGGTCGTCGCGCGACGAGGTCGTGTCGGCCACCAAGCGAGCCATGGACACGGCGGGCATCGAGATCCCGTTCCCCTACCGCACGCTCACATTCAAAGAGCCGCTGCCGCTGGAGGGGCGTGAAGATTGCGAGACCGCCGAGAGCTGAGCTAGTCTCCAAGTCGGTCTATGACGCGGTTGCCAGCCACGCTTCGAGCGGTCCAGTATGCCAGCAAACACGCAATGAAGCTGCCTGGGTCATCGCAAGGCTTAAGGGGTAACCCGTTAGGCAAGCCGTCGACCACGGTTACCACGAAGCGCAGCTGCAATCAAACCTACAGAAGAAATCAACAGAGCGCTCGGCTCGGGCACTCTCCTGATTCTCACGTTATCGAGCAAGGCATAAAAATCGCCATTGGAAATCTGCGGCTCCGATACATCGCGAAATACAACCCTGAGACCAGGGTGTATACGGGGTTCACTACCGGGGATCACCCGGGGGCTGAATTCGAAAGAGTATCGACCGAAGTGCGATTGATCCGCCTTGGTGTCTAGAACCACAGAGTTGCTGTCGCTGACAATTTGGTGCAAAAGTATCGGGCCATGCAGCACAGGCCCAGCAAATGTGGCCTCGACCCACACCTCCAGTCGGGCCGTTCCGGAAGATGGAGCGGTTGCATACTTTGCGAAATCAAAAGAAAGCGAGAAAACGACATCTTCGGGCCGCCCTTCCGTGAAACGCCCAATAAACAAATCATGCCATATAATGGCGTCTCTCGGGCGGCCCTCGATTCCGAAAGCCAAGGCGTACATGCCTTCACTGGCCCCGTAGAGGTCTGTCCTTTCTAGATTCGCATCAATAGAGCTCCACGTTCTCGGGTAGCCACCTAACTCGAAGGCATTTTCAAACCCACCGCTGAGACGGACATACTCACCGATCGCGATGTCATCGGCCAAAGCGGCGTGCGCAGTCATGCACACGGCGACAAAGAAAACCCGCTGTAACGCCGAAGAGAGCATGGGGCCAGTCCTAGATCATGGGCGGCGAAAAGATTGCTCGGCTGTTCTAACACCGGCTTGTTATAACACGGGGATAGGCAAACTCAATGATCTGCCTAGATCTCTGCCACAGGTTTCTGCCCCCCTGCTTTGTACCTAATCGCCCGAAGGAACATCTCGCTTCCAGTCGTCCAGATGCACCTCGACCGACCGATACCCGCGGAACGTGTTGATCACCGGGCGGAAGGCGATCGACAGCGGGCCGTCGACACGCAGCAGGGCCTCCTCCCAGTCGCCGCCGCCGAAGGCGACCGCGCGCAACTTCACGCCGTGCTGCTCCAGGTCGAGCGACAGGTGGCGGCCGGCGCCCCCCATGCGGCGCGGCGGGCCCGCCATGCGGACGTCGCTCGTGCAGAGTGTCGGCCGGCGGTTGCCGTGGCCGAACGGCGCGAGGCGCTCGATCTGGCTCACCGCCTGATGCGTTAGCGCCGAGAGCGGGGTCTCGGCGTCGATCTGGATCTCGGGGCCGCCGTTCTCTTCGCCCAGAGCCCGCTCGGCGTACGCACAGAAAGCGACCCGGAACGCTTCGACGTTCTTCTCCTGCACCCGCAGGCCGGCGGCCGCGGCGTGGCCGCCGTGGCTCTCCAGGTGCTCGGTCGCGTGGGCGAACGCCTCGTGCAGGTTGAACCCGGGGATCGAGCGGCCCGATCCGATGCCCGGCTTCACGCCCAGCTCGTCGAGCGAGACGACAACGACCGGCTTGTGGTACTGCTCGGCGAGCTTGCCGGCGACGATGCCGATCACGCCCGGGTGCCAGCCGTGGCCGGCGAGCACGAGCGCCGGGTCGGTCTCGGGCCGGCAGCGTTCCTTGGCCTGCTTGCGGGCCGCCAGCAGCACGCTCCGCTCCAAGGTCTTGCGGGTCTCGTTCAGCTCGTCGAGATAATCAGCCAGCTCGGCGGCGCGCTCGGGCGAGTTGGTGGTGAGCAGTTCGACACCCAGCTCCGCCTGCCCCAGCCGCCCGGTGGCGTTCAGCCGCGGGCAGATCGAGAACGCCAGGTCCTCGCAGCCGAGCTCCGGCGTGCGGGTCAGCTGGGCGACACGCTCCAGCTCCTTGAATCCCACGGTGGGATGATGACGCAGGGCCGCCAGGCCGTTGCGCACGAGGATGCGGTTCTCGTCGATGAGCGGCACGACATCGGCCACGGTGCCGATCGCCGCGAGGCCGACGGCCTGCATCAGGAACCGCCGCATCGGCTCGCTCACGCGTTTCGCTTGGCTGGCGTGTTGGCAAAGGGCCCAGGCGACCTTGAGCGCCACGGCCGCGCCGCACAGCCCTGGGAACGGGTAGTCGGAGCCCGGCAGGCCGGGGTGGACCACCGCCGCGGCGTCGGGCAGGCGGTCGGCCATCTGGTGGTGATCGGTCACGATCAGCTGCAGGCCGAGCTCCTTGGCGAGCTTCGCCTCTTCGATGCTGGCCACGCCGCAGTCGACCGTGACGATCGTCTCGGCGCCCTCGGCGGCGAGGGTGCGGATCGCTTCGACGTTCAGGCCGTAGCCCTCGTCAAAGCGGTGCGGCATGTAGAGCCGCGCCTCGGCGCCGAGCACCTTGAAGCAGCGCAGCATGATCGCCGAGGAGGTCATGCCGTCGGCGTCGTAGTCGCCGTAGACGACGATCCGCTTCTTGCCGGCAACGGCGCGGTGGAGCAGCTCGGCCGCCAGCGTGGCGCCGGGCAAGAGATCCGGGTCGCGGAGGCCGGTGAGCTTGGGCTCGAGAAAGTCGAGCGCGATCGCCGGGTCATCGATCCCGCGGGCGACCAGCAGCTGGGCGACGACGGCCGGCAGCTTGGCGGCCGATTGCAGGGCGGCGATGCGCGCGGGGTCGTGCGTCGCGAGTCGCCACCGCTTGGCCATCCCAATCCTGCGGTCTCAGAAACATGAACCGCCAAGACGCCAAGAGCGCCCAAGGCGATTAGACAAGAAGAACGTGACTCGAAAATCGCCGTCCAATCCACCGCTGCGCGTCTTGGCGCACTTGGCGTCTTGGCGGTTCCCCCCTGTCTTACTTCTTCTTCTCGATGTGCAGCGTGTGCTTGCGCAAACGCGGGCAGAACTTCTTGAGCTTGAGCTTCTCCCCGCCGAGCTTGCGCCGGACGGTGTAGTTGTAGTCGCCGGTTTCCTCGCAGACGAGGAACACGCTCTCGACCTTCTTCTTACGCTTGCCGCCGGATTTGGCCATCGTGCTAGACGGGGTTGGGGTCTGGAAGTTACGGGTGCTCGGTAAAGGGGTAGCCCCACAAGATAGCGAATCGGCCCCCGGGGCGGAAGAGGTAAGGAAATAAGCCCCAAATCAAGGGGTTGCGGGCCCGCCCAGAGTCACGCCTGCAAGGCGAGACAGCTCAGGGACGGGGCTGCCCGTGCGATTGCCCGCACCTGCGGCTTCACGTAACCTGAGAGGGCCGTTCACTCCTCCATTAATCACGAGGCTCGCATGCTCTCCAGAACCCTCGCCTTGGCGGTAGCGTTCGTCACTGTCACCTCGCCCCTGGAATGGACCCCCGCCTACGGTCAAGAAAACTCCGCCGAAGCCCAGCTGCTCGAGCAGATCGAGTCGCTGCGAACCGAGGTCGCCCGGCTCAACGAGAACGTCGAACGGCTCGAGAGTCGATTCGGGCAGTCCGAGCCTAGTGCGAGCGACTTCTCGCCGGTTTTGCTGACCATACGCACCGAAGAAGGTCGCCCGCTTAGCGGAGTGCGGGTGCGGATGACTTCGAGAGGGAGCGACGGCCGCCGTGTCGAAGCCACCGGCCTTTCGGACGACAAAGGCACGCTCTTGTCGCGGAACCTGCCTTACGGCAGGTACACGCTCGCTCTCACCGAGCCAACCGGCTGGTATGCACGGGTCAACTCGTTTCTGGTCGAGCCGGGCAAGGCGGCGCGGCATGAAATCGTCGCGCCTGACCCTACGGCCAAGGCGACCCTGACTATCAGCAGCGCCATCCGCCGCGAGGCGTTCGAGGGGCTCCGCTTCGGGACGCTGAAACGCCGCGAGTCGATGTCCATTTTAACCACCTACACCCCCGAGCCTTCTGGCGACCAGACATCGAGGTTCGATTCTTTCCCCACGATCGCCGCCGGCCTGCAGGAAGTCGGCGCGTTGGCCAGGGTGTACGTGTCGCAAAAGGTCGATCAAACCGATGGCAAGCCGCTCCTTTGGAGCCAAGAGAATAACACGCAGCGGCTGCTGCTCACCAACGAGGGAGTGCGTCGCGTCGAGAAAATCGAGGGGGCGACCGTATCGCTCTCCCGCTCACCCGACGCCGTTTTCTTTGTTCAAACATCGAACTTCGGAAGAGAAACGTACTCGGTGGGGCACCACTTGGTCGACGCTTCAGATCACCTCGATTCGCTGGAGATCACTATTTCAGCCGGCGACGTCCATCTGCAGATCGAAGAGTTGGTTGCCCGTGCCGAAGGCCGGGTGCTCGGGGCGCTCGGCTTCGGACGAGACGATGACCCTTCGCGGGTGTGGCTCGGGACCACGCTGAACAAAGGTACGCAGTGGTCGAACAAGGCCCTCTCAACCGCTGGCTGGCGGCCGCGATCAACATCCAGCGTCGGGGGAGGATATTCTCTGCTTGAGAAGACGATCAACCTCGCCGCCGGCGAGGCGCGCCAATTGACGGTCCAGTGAGGTGACGATCCAGTCACGTTCCCCCTGAGCCGCTCGAGGCCGCATCACCCGGCAGGTTCGATCGTCACGGCCACTCGGGCTCGCGGTCGCCGAGGTGCGCGTTGAGCCCCTCCTTGGCCGCCTCCGTGGTGCGGGCCATCGCGCTGGCGATGGCGCCATTGCTGAGCTGCGTGGCGAGCTGCTCGCCGATCGTCTCCCACAACAGCCGCTTGGTCAGCTGCACGGCCTCCGGCGCCGCCTGAGCGGCTTGGTTTCCAACCTCCGACGCCCGGGCCCACACCAAGTCGGCTCCGACCAGCTCGTGGTAAACGCCGATGCGGTGGGCCTCTTCGGCCGAGATCGTCTCAGAAGTGAGCAGCAGCCGGGCCGCTGCGCCGGCGCCGAGGCGCCACGCCAGCAGCGGCGCCGCCACGCCCGCCACCACGCCGCGTCGCGGTTCGGGGAAGCCGAAGCCCGCGCCGGGGCAGCCGACGGCCACGTCGCTGGCCAGCACCAGGCCGGCGCCCCCCGCCTCGGCGGGGCCGCTCACCGCGGCGACGATCGGCTTGGGCAGTTCGAGCATCGCGGCCACGAGGTCGCGGTACTCCTCGGCCTCGGCGCCCCAGCGTGCGAGGTCGTCGGCCGGGTTCGTGCTCTCGGCGGCTTGCTCCCCCACGTCGCGCCCCAGGCAGAACGCCTCGCCTCGCCCGGTGAGCACGACCGCCCGCACCCGTTTCTCGCGGTAAAGATCGTCGAGCGCCGTGCGCAGCTCGGCGATCATCGCTCGGGTGAGCGCGTTGCCGTGGTCGGGCCGGCCGAGGGTCACGGTGCCGACGGGGCCATCGACCCGTACTTCGATTGCGTCGCTAGGCATGATCATGGTTTGAAGCATACCGCCAGGGCACAAATCGGACCACGGCTCGCCATCACTACTCGTCGAGCCACTCGGCGGCCGGGCGTTCGTCAACCGCGGTGACGAAGCGCTCCGCCACCAGGGTGATGGGCCAGTCTTCGTGCTCGGGTTGTGCGGGAGATACTGTGACAGCCGGCGCGTTCGGATCGAGCGCCAAAGCGTCGTGCAGCCGCTCGCAAAACGCCGCCAGGCGATCAGAGTCGTCGCAGGCGAGCGTGAGGTGATCCGCCGTGGGATGTTCGGTCGTTACCCCCGCGTTGCTCGCTTCGTGGGCGATCCACGCGGTGAGCGGGCCGGCGTCCTCACCGGACGGCGGCGTGAGTTCGACCGTATAGCGGCGGGTGTAGCGGACAAGGCCGTGGCGATTGCCGAAATCGACTGGCGGCGACGGCCCGTCGTAAGGCGTCGTGGCCGACACGCCCGGGCCGCCGAGCCGCACCGCGCCGTCGGCGTCGCACTCGATCGTCGTCGGCGGCGCCGAAGGGTCGGGGCGCGCCCAGGGCGTGTCCGTATCGATGCGAACCGCGGCGCTGGCAAGTTGGGCGTCGGGCGCCCCGTTGGCGGGCCACGCGAACGCCTCGCTCGCCGCCGCGATCGCGAGAGTCGCCGCGTCGGCCGCACCAACGACCACCACCTGGGCCGAGGTGTGGAGCCCCTGGGCGATCGGCTCGGGGGGCAGCGGGGCCCACGCCGCCTCGGGCGGGCCGGGCCCCCTCAGGAGCCGATCGGCCAATTCCGTATTTGCCCCGGGGGCGCCGACTCCGAACAATTCGTCGACGCGGCCGATCAGGTTCGAGCCGCGCACCACGGCGACGCAGGGCAAGGCGGCGCCGTCGGCGGGACAAGCGGTGGCGAGCGCTTCGGCGATCGCCCGCGCCGCCCGCCTTTCGGAGCCAGGGCCGGCTGACACCATGAGCCGCAGGTCGCCCTGCAAGAAGAGCCGCGCGGCCAGCCGCCGCGTCATCTCGGCAAGGCCCGCGCAGAGGCGCGGGGCGTCGCTCACTTGTCTGCCGTTGCGCCACAGGTCCGCCACGGCGTAGTCCACGCGGCCGGCGGCGATCCGCGCATCGGCGTTCGCCTGGAAGGCGAGCGATACGGCGTTGGCTACGCGGAGCGTTTTCAAGCGGTTTTGGTCTGGCTGGGGGGTGGGTTGGATAGCGGCAACACGTGGCGAAAAGGCGACATCCGGGCGGCGGGCGTGGCAAAACGTCAACCGTACGGCCCCTCGTTGGGAGCCGCATGGGCGGGCCCGCAGGCGACTTAACTCCTAATCCATAAGCAGTTTGCGACGAAGTGTCCAGCCTGAGCCGGCCTCTTGGCGCGGGGCGTGCTTTAAGGCCCTCCACGACTAAGCGACCCCATCAGCGCGACGCCGTCACCACGACGCACACCAAACGACACCCCGGGAGGATCCGCCAGTGCCCAGCACCCGCCAGCCGAAAGCCATGCCCGGAAAGTCAAAGAACTCAGCCTCGAAGAGCCGTGGCGCCAAAGGGGCCGCCGCCCAGCGTCCGGCCGCCAGCGATGCTCCCGTCGATTCGCACGACGAGATCGACGGACCGGAGCTCTCGCCCGAAGGCGACACCGACGCCGAGGGCTCGGCGTCGCACATCGACGACCCCGTGCGGATGTACCTGATGCAGATGGGCGAGATCCCGATGCTCACCCGCGACGAGGAGGTGTCGGCCGCCAAGGAGATCGAGGCGTCCCGCACGCACTTCCGCCGCACGATGCTCTGCAACGACTTCATGCTCCGCGGCGCCTT
This genomic window contains:
- a CDS encoding mechanosensitive ion channel family protein, whose protein sequence is MAEANPAAAAENLPTDAAVDAAAEDAANAAAVASGDPDQMLGVVQSSLVDLWTDFLARLPFLAAGVVVLFAAWGASSLAKSAVRRLLARSRFKRGVRDLAQQFASVTVWVLAIIVAAVIVFPGMTPAKVLAGLGIGSVALGFAFKDIVENFLAGVLILWRFPFDPGDYIVCGDVEGRVEEVTVRMTLVRQTNGELVVLPNAQLFKEPVTVRTYEPRRRSTIIVGVSYDTDVDEAREVLRDALSGCESVSSDHPVEIFAQEYASSSINFEVTWWCGTTPLDERSSRDEVVSATKRAMDTAGIEIPFPYRTLTFKEPLPLEGREDCETAES
- the recJ gene encoding single-stranded-DNA-specific exonuclease RecJ, whose amino-acid sequence is MAKRWRLATHDPARIAALQSAAKLPAVVAQLLVARGIDDPAIALDFLEPKLTGLRDPDLLPGATLAAELLHRAVAGKKRIVVYGDYDADGMTSSAIMLRCFKVLGAEARLYMPHRFDEGYGLNVEAIRTLAAEGAETIVTVDCGVASIEEAKLAKELGLQLIVTDHHQMADRLPDAAAVVHPGLPGSDYPFPGLCGAAVALKVAWALCQHASQAKRVSEPMRRFLMQAVGLAAIGTVADVVPLIDENRILVRNGLAALRHHPTVGFKELERVAQLTRTPELGCEDLAFSICPRLNATGRLGQAELGVELLTTNSPERAAELADYLDELNETRKTLERSVLLAARKQAKERCRPETDPALVLAGHGWHPGVIGIVAGKLAEQYHKPVVVVSLDELGVKPGIGSGRSIPGFNLHEAFAHATEHLESHGGHAAAAGLRVQEKNVEAFRVAFCAYAERALGEENGGPEIQIDAETPLSALTHQAVSQIERLAPFGHGNRRPTLCTSDVRMAGPPRRMGGAGRHLSLDLEQHGVKLRAVAFGGGDWEEALLRVDGPLSIAFRPVINTFRGYRSVEVHLDDWKRDVPSGD
- the rpmG gene encoding 50S ribosomal protein L33 is translated as MAKSGGKRKKKVESVFLVCEETGDYNYTVRRKLGGEKLKLKKFCPRLRKHTLHIEKKK
- a CDS encoding carboxypeptidase-like regulatory domain-containing protein codes for the protein MLSRTLALAVAFVTVTSPLEWTPAYGQENSAEAQLLEQIESLRTEVARLNENVERLESRFGQSEPSASDFSPVLLTIRTEEGRPLSGVRVRMTSRGSDGRRVEATGLSDDKGTLLSRNLPYGRYTLALTEPTGWYARVNSFLVEPGKAARHEIVAPDPTAKATLTISSAIRREAFEGLRFGTLKRRESMSILTTYTPEPSGDQTSRFDSFPTIAAGLQEVGALARVYVSQKVDQTDGKPLLWSQENNTQRLLLTNEGVRRVEKIEGATVSLSRSPDAVFFVQTSNFGRETYSVGHHLVDASDHLDSLEITISAGDVHLQIEELVARAEGRVLGALGFGRDDDPSRVWLGTTLNKGTQWSNKALSTAGWRPRSTSSVGGGYSLLEKTINLAAGEARQLTVQ
- a CDS encoding enoyl-CoA hydratase/isomerase family protein — translated: MPSDAIEVRVDGPVGTVTLGRPDHGNALTRAMIAELRTALDDLYREKRVRAVVLTGRGEAFCLGRDVGEQAAESTNPADDLARWGAEAEEYRDLVAAMLELPKPIVAAVSGPAEAGGAGLVLASDVAVGCPGAGFGFPEPRRGVVAGVAAPLLAWRLGAGAAARLLLTSETISAEEAHRIGVYHELVGADLVWARASEVGNQAAQAAPEAVQLTKRLLWETIGEQLATQLSNGAIASAMARTTEAAKEGLNAHLGDREPEWP
- a CDS encoding acyclic terpene utilization AtuA family protein translates to MKTLRVANAVSLAFQANADARIAAGRVDYAVADLWRNGRQVSDAPRLCAGLAEMTRRLAARLFLQGDLRLMVSAGPGSERRAARAIAEALATACPADGAALPCVAVVRGSNLIGRVDELFGVGAPGANTELADRLLRGPGPPEAAWAPLPPEPIAQGLHTSAQVVVVGAADAATLAIAAASEAFAWPANGAPDAQLASAAVRIDTDTPWARPDPSAPPTTIECDADGAVRLGGPGVSATTPYDGPSPPVDFGNRHGLVRYTRRYTVELTPPSGEDAGPLTAWIAHEASNAGVTTEHPTADHLTLACDDSDRLAAFCERLHDALALDPNAPAVTVSPAQPEHEDWPITLVAERFVTAVDERPAAEWLDE